The sequence GTCGTCGGCCGAGGTCGCGGCAGCCGAATTCCGTTCCACGTCGGTGAGTTCGCTGTTGATCACCGTCAACTTGTAGTGCTGCCTCGGGTCGAAGTCATCGAACTGATCGATACGGTCGAGGACGTCACCCACCAACTTCTTCAGGTAGAGCCGTGGCGCTACCCCCACCTTGCCGCCCAGCGCTCCACCGACGGCGCCGGCGAGGTCCGCGACGTAGGCGTCATCTGCGAGAGCCCTGATCCGGTCGGGGGCGGCGGCTCCCGCCGCGTAAAGGTCGCGGATGGTCACGCCGAGGCTCACCAGCGATTCCGGTGTGAACCCGGGCAGCCGCAGCTGCACCGCGCGTGGATTGTCGAACCGGGGGTCGGTGGTGAAGTCCGTGGCGAGGCGCTGCGCGAGCGGGGCGAGGCGCTGCACACCCTGCTGACCGTCGTAGAAAGCCGGGGTACCGGTGATCACCAGATAGAGGCCGGGGAAGCGGCCCGAATGAACCTCGTCGATGAGCTGACGCAAGGCGTTGAGCGCCTTGTCACGGGCGTCGGACCGCACCCGCTGGAGTGTCTCCACCTCGTCGAGGACGACGAACAGCCCCCTGTGTCCCGAGTCGCGCAGCACGGTCAGCAGGCCCTGGAGAAAACCCAGAGCTCCGAAATGGTCGAGGTCCCCGCGGACTCCGGCGGACCGTCGTGCCGCCGCGGCAACGTGCGGCTGGCCGCCCAGCCAGGCCAGAACAGCCGCCGCCGTTGCTTCGTCGCCCTCGGTGAGTGCGGCCCGGTAGCCGCGCAGCGCAGTGGCGAAGGAGGGGGCATGCCGGGAGACTTCGGCCAGTCGGGCCGTCAGCAGCCTTTCGACCTCATCGGTCAGCTCCTCCTCGCTCGCTCCGGCTGCGAGAGCGTCCTCCTCAAGTGCGTAGAACCAGGCGTCCACAATCGGCCTGAGTGCGCTCGGAGGGAAGCTCGCGGTGGTCAGCCGTTCGGTGAGGCGTCGGTATACGGTCTCCAGCTTGTGCAGCGGAGTCTCGGTCTCCGAGACCTGGATCTCGGCCACGGCGAAGCCGAGGCGTTTCGCCCGCTCTCCCAGCCATCGGGTGAAGAACGTCTTGCCCGATCCGTACTCGCCGCGTACGGCTTTGAACACCGACCCGCCCGACGCGACCGCGTCCAACTCGGCGTCGAGCGCTGCCTCGAACCGGCCCAGGCCGGTGGCCAGCAGATCGAGTCCGCTGTCGGGCACAGCGCCGCGTCGCAGCGCGTCGATGACCGTCCGTCTGCGGGCAGCGGAGGCGGGAGACACGGGATTCGGGATTGCGGAGCTCACCGGTTCAGTCTCTCACTCGGCGCGGCCGGGATCAGGGGTTGTCGCTGCCGCCTCGGTGGCGTCCAACTCGTATGTGTCGCAAGGTTGCTGTGTGAAACACTCGCGTGGTGTTGCTGACCTACGTCGATGAGTCATACGACAACGACCGCTACTGGATGGTTGCTCTCGTGGTGGCCGAGAAACATCTGCGGTCGCTGCACCGCGCTCTCGACTCCGTCGTGACCAAGGCTGCAGAGGAATACCCGGTCGACCGCCATGCCGAACTCCATGGGCACGCTCTGGTGCACGCCCGGGACGACTGGCAGCGGATGGGTCACAAGGGCCGCAACATGATTCGTGCCCGCATCGGTGTCTACGGCGATGCCATGAAGGCGATCGGTGCGCATGATGTGCGTGTGATAGTCCGGGGGCTCGACCTACGGGCCTACTGGGCACATCACACCGATGACGGGCCGTTCCGGCCTCCCCACGAGGTGGTACTGCGCCACCTGCTGGAGCAGATCTGCGACCACGTGCAGGTGCGGGACGAGCTGGCTCTGGTGATCGCGGATGAGATCGACGGAGCGGACGACCACCGGCGCCATTTCCGTGACTACCAACAGGCCGGTACGGGCGAGAGCATCAGCAACACCCTTCCGTGCCTCGTCGACACCATTCACTTCGCGCCGTCGAAGGCGAGCCGGCTGTTGCAGGCCGCGGACCTTATCGCTTATCTGCACCGCCGGCTGGTCAGCGGCCAGGACGCCGACCCCCGAGCGCGCAAGGCCAACGAGACCCTGTGGTCCTTCGTCGCGCCCCGTGTCGCCCATCAGCACTGCTGGGCTCCGCCGCAGCCCACCTGCTGACCAGCACAAAGGCCCCGCATCCGCGGGGCCTGAGGCGAACCGGGCGTCAGTTTCTTGAGGACGTCCCTACGGCCGAGGCTAGCACGGTGCCCTGTTGACCGGCTGCCCCCCGTGCGGGTTCATTCCAGCCCGAACTGCTCCCGCAGAAGTCCCTGGTGCAGCCGCAGGGTCCGCCCATCGGGCAGCGTCTCCAGGACCTGGACTCCGTCGTAGTTGAGGAGCTGACGCAGGACCGCGGCGAAGCCGTCCGCGCGGCTGAGGGGGAAGTCGACGCGCTGCGCCAGGGCTGTCACGGGCAGCGTGCCGCCCGCGTCGAGGAGAGCACGAACCGCTTGTTTGAACTTGTCCATGTCGCGCTCGCGCGGCTTGCGGGCCAGCAGCTCGACCTGGTCAAGGAACGGAGCCGAGGCGAACAGCGCACGAACCAGGGTCTCGGCCTGAGTGAGCAGCTCCGGGGTGATCAGTGCATCCCCGTCCGCGTCCGCCGGGACCAGGACGACGTCGAACAGGGAGTCGTGCGT is a genomic window of Streptomyces gilvosporeus containing:
- the brxD gene encoding BREX system ATP-binding protein BrxD, which produces MSSAIPNPVSPASAARRRTVIDALRRGAVPDSGLDLLATGLGRFEAALDAELDAVASGGSVFKAVRGEYGSGKTFFTRWLGERAKRLGFAVAEIQVSETETPLHKLETVYRRLTERLTTASFPPSALRPIVDAWFYALEEDALAAGASEEELTDEVERLLTARLAEVSRHAPSFATALRGYRAALTEGDEATAAAVLAWLGGQPHVAAAARRSAGVRGDLDHFGALGFLQGLLTVLRDSGHRGLFVVLDEVETLQRVRSDARDKALNALRQLIDEVHSGRFPGLYLVITGTPAFYDGQQGVQRLAPLAQRLATDFTTDPRFDNPRAVQLRLPGFTPESLVSLGVTIRDLYAAGAAAPDRIRALADDAYVADLAGAVGGALGGKVGVAPRLYLKKLVGDVLDRIDQFDDFDPRQHYKLTVINSELTDVERNSAAATSADDIELDV
- a CDS encoding DUF3800 domain-containing protein: MLLTYVDESYDNDRYWMVALVVAEKHLRSLHRALDSVVTKAAEEYPVDRHAELHGHALVHARDDWQRMGHKGRNMIRARIGVYGDAMKAIGAHDVRVIVRGLDLRAYWAHHTDDGPFRPPHEVVLRHLLEQICDHVQVRDELALVIADEIDGADDHRRHFRDYQQAGTGESISNTLPCLVDTIHFAPSKASRLLQAADLIAYLHRRLVSGQDADPRARKANETLWSFVAPRVAHQHCWAPPQPTC